From Chryseobacterium shandongense, the proteins below share one genomic window:
- a CDS encoding ABC-F family ATP-binding cassette domain-containing protein — MLTVSNLSLQFGKRVLFDEVNIMFTKGNCYGIIGANGAGKSTFLKILTGKQDPTTGHVSLEPGKRMSVLEQDHFAYDQYTVLEAVLRGNKKLFEIKEEMDALYAKEDFSDEDGIKAGELGVIYDEMGGWTAESDAQTMLSNVGITDDMHWQMMSELENKDKVKVLLAQALFGNPDVLILDEPTNDLDIETISWLEDFLADYENTVIVVSHDRHFLDTVCTHIGDLDYAKLNLYTGNYSFWYQASQLATRQRAQANKKAEEKKKELQDFIARFSSNVAKAKQATARKKMIDKLNIDDIKPSSRRYPAIIFEMEREAGDQILDVKGLEKTKDGELLFSNIDLNLKKGDKVAVLSKNSLAITEFFEILAGNVQADKGTVAWGVTTTQSHMPLDNTNFFQEDLSLVDWLRQFTKNDEERHEEFVRGFLGRMLFSGDEALKSCKVLSGGEKMRCMFSRMMLQKANVLLLDEPTNHLDLESITTLNNSLSNFKGNILLASHDHEMLSTVCNRIIELTPQGIIDREMSYDEYLADKKVKELREKMYS; from the coding sequence ATGTTAACAGTATCTAACTTATCTTTACAATTCGGGAAAAGAGTTCTTTTTGACGAAGTAAACATTATGTTTACGAAAGGAAACTGCTACGGGATAATCGGAGCAAATGGTGCAGGAAAGTCTACATTCCTTAAAATATTGACAGGAAAACAGGATCCAACAACGGGACATGTATCGTTGGAGCCTGGAAAAAGAATGTCCGTTCTTGAGCAGGATCACTTTGCTTACGATCAATATACTGTTCTGGAAGCGGTTTTGAGAGGTAATAAAAAATTATTCGAAATAAAAGAAGAGATGGACGCGCTTTATGCGAAGGAAGACTTTTCTGATGAAGACGGTATTAAAGCCGGAGAACTGGGTGTAATCTATGATGAAATGGGAGGATGGACTGCAGAATCTGATGCACAGACTATGCTGTCCAACGTAGGCATTACAGATGATATGCACTGGCAGATGATGAGCGAGCTTGAAAACAAAGACAAAGTAAAGGTTCTTTTAGCTCAGGCACTTTTCGGAAATCCGGATGTTCTTATTCTGGATGAGCCTACCAATGACCTTGACATCGAGACCATTTCATGGCTGGAAGATTTCCTTGCAGATTATGAAAATACCGTAATCGTTGTATCGCACGACCGTCACTTCTTAGATACCGTTTGTACACACATCGGTGACCTTGATTATGCTAAGCTGAACCTTTACACAGGTAACTATTCTTTCTGGTACCAGGCTTCACAGTTGGCAACAAGACAAAGAGCGCAGGCTAACAAAAAAGCCGAAGAGAAAAAGAAAGAACTTCAGGATTTCATCGCAAGATTTAGTTCTAACGTTGCAAAAGCGAAACAAGCTACTGCAAGAAAGAAAATGATTGATAAATTAAACATCGACGATATTAAACCGTCTTCAAGAAGATATCCTGCCATTATTTTCGAAATGGAGAGAGAAGCTGGAGACCAGATCCTCGATGTTAAAGGTTTAGAAAAAACAAAAGACGGAGAATTATTGTTCTCCAACATCGATTTAAATCTTAAAAAAGGAGATAAAGTTGCTGTATTGTCTAAAAACTCTTTAGCAATTACAGAATTTTTCGAAATTTTAGCAGGAAATGTTCAGGCAGATAAAGGAACGGTTGCATGGGGAGTTACCACAACCCAATCTCATATGCCCTTGGATAATACCAATTTCTTCCAGGAAGATCTTAGTCTGGTTGACTGGTTGAGACAATTCACCAAAAACGATGAAGAGCGTCACGAAGAATTCGTAAGAGGATTTTTAGGAAGAATGCTTTTCTCGGGTGATGAAGCACTAAAATCCTGTAAAGTACTTTCTGGAGGTGAAAAAATGAGATGTATGTTCAGCCGAATGATGCTTCAGAAAGCCAACGTTCTTTTATTGGATGAACCTACTAACCACTTAGACCTTGAAAGTATTACGACTTTGAACAACTCTTTGTCTAACTTCAAAGGAAACATTTTATTGGCTTCCCATGACCACGAAATGCTTTCCACGGTTTGTAACAGAATCATCGAACTAACTCCACAGGGAATCATCGACAGAGAAATGTCTTACGACGAATATCTTGCAGATAAAAAGGTAAAAGAATTAAGAGAAAAAATGTATTCTTAA